Proteins encoded within one genomic window of Triticum aestivum cultivar Chinese Spring chromosome 2D, IWGSC CS RefSeq v2.1, whole genome shotgun sequence:
- the LOC123055143 gene encoding phytosulfokine receptor 1-like, whose protein sequence is MPCSKVFYFHRLLSLKMGGYYCLFQFLLIYVLLHGHRSYSLNQACHPTDLEALLAFSNGWDRKGAKLTGWHPNDTACCFWTGISCDLGRVVGLDLFNKSLHGGISSLITSLDGLVTLNLSCNSFHGQLPEGLGQLARLQMLDLSMNMFSGLFPVREDGFLAIEMVNISFNKFTGPHPTFPGAMNLAVLDISSNTFSGGFNTRALCVAPVKALQFSRNEFNGEVLTGFGRCRMLVELSIDGSGITGSIPGDLYTLSELRRLSLRENQLSGSLSEYLGNFSQLIHIDLSYNMFTGVIPDVFGGLRRLEFLNLASNLFSGTLPASLSSCPMLRVINLRNNSLSGEIALDFNLLPRLNVLDAGSNMLSGAIPPSLMWCTELKTLNFGRNKLKGEIPESFKHLRSLSHLSLAQNGFTNLSSALRVLQHLPKLTSLVLTKNFHGGETFPMDGIRGFKSLQVLVLANCALSGMIQPWLQNMESLRVLDISWNKLNGKLPSWLGNLNSLFYVDLSNNSFSGELPKSFTQIKSLISSTYSSEHASIEDLPLFIKKNSAEKGLQYNHVSSFPPALILSSNLLIGPVLPGLGHLVQLHLLDLSWNNFSGHIPDELSNMSSLEVLNFAHNDLNGSIPSSLSKLNFLSKFDVSYNNLSGDIPIGGQFTTFTNESFVGNAALCFLRNGPCSGEAPLEGTGNDGTNTVSAVSAMTYITVEVGFTFGLLTFWNILFFARAWRAAYFLTVDRFFDMIYLVTMAKVNKFRRKWEDKDHP, encoded by the coding sequence ATGCCCTGCAGCAAGGTTTTCTACTTTCACCGCCTCCTCTCGCTGAAGATGGGAGGCTATTACTGCTTGTTTCAATTCTTGCTCATCTATGTTCTGCTCCACGGACATCGCAGCTATTCTCTGAACCAGGCATGCCACCCCACTGACCTGGAGGCACTTCTTGCTTTTTCCAATGGCTGGGACAGGAAGGGCGCCAAGCTCACCGGATGGCATCCCAACGACACTGCATGCTGTTTCTGGACCGGCATCTCCTGTGATCTTGGGAGGGTTGTCGGGTTGGATCTCTTCAACAAGAGCCTCCATGGCGGCATCTCCTCCTTGATCACCTCGCTCGATGGCCTCGTGACACTAAACCTCTCCTGCAACTCGTTCCATGGTCAGCTACCAGAGGGACTTGGCCAGCTAGCGAGGCTGCAGATGCTCGACCTCAGCATGAACATGTTCTCCGGGCTGTTCCCGGTGAGGGAAGATGGCTTCCTAGCTATTGAGATGGTGAACATCTCCTTCAACAAATTCACTGGACCGCATCCTACGTTCCCTGGCGCGATGAACCTGGCGGTTCTTGATATCTCTAGTAATACCTTCTCTGGTGGCTTCAACACCAGGGCCCTCTGTGTTGCGCCAGTCAAGGCCCTGCAATTTTCCAGGAATGAGTTCAACGGTGAGGTCCTCACCGGCTTTGGCAGATGCAGGATGCTCGTGGAGCTCTCTATCGATGGCAGTGGCATCACTGGGAGTATCCCCGGCGACCTGTACACGTTATCAGAGTTGAGGAGGCTGAGTTTACGGGAAAATCAGCTCTCTGGTAGTCTCAGCGAGTACCTGGGTAACTTCTCTCAGCTTATTCATATCGACCTGTCATATAACATGTTCACTGGTGTCATCCCTGACGTGTTTGGGGGTTTGAGGAGGCTGGAGTTCTTAAACTTGGCCTCAAATTTGTTCAGTGGCACATTGCCTGCCTCCCTATCGAGCTGCCCTATGTTGAGGGTTATCAACCTAAGGAACAACTCGCTGTCAGGTGAAATTGCCCTAGACTTCAACTTACTGCCAAGGCTGAATGTTCTGGATGCAGGGAGCAACATGCTGAGTGGTGCTATACCTCCGAGTCTCATGTGGTGCACCGAGTTGAAGACGCTGAACTTCGGAAGGAACAAGCTCAAGGGGGAGATACCAGAGAGCTTTAAGCATTTGCGATCCCTGTCACACCTCTCACTTGCTCAAAATGGCTTCACCAACCTGTCATCGGCATTGAGGGTCTTGCAGCACCTACCCAAACTGACGAGTTTAGTGCTTACGAAGAACTTCCATGGTGGTGAGACATTTCCAATGGATGGCATCCGTGGTTTCAAGAGCTTGCAGGTGCTTGTCCTTGCAAACTGTGCACTCTCAGGCATGATCCAGCCTTGGCTGCAGAACATGGAGAGCCTCAGAGTGCTGGACATTTCATGGAACAAGTTGAATGGAAAGCTCCCATCATGGTTAGGCAATCTGAATAGTCTCTTCTATGTCGACCTGTCAAACAACTCGTTTAGTGGGGAACTCCCCAAGAGCTTTACACAGATAAAGAGTTTAATTTCAAGTACTTATTCAAGTGAGCATGCATCAATAGAGGACCTCCCATTATTCATTAAGAAGAATTCAGCCGAAAAAGGTTTGCAGTACAACCATGTGAGCAGTTTCCCTCCGGCGCTGATCCTTTCTAGTAACTTGCTTATTGGGCCAGTCTTGCCTGGCCTTGGGCATCTTGTGCAGCTCCATTTACTTGACTTAAGCTGGAACAACTTCTCAGGGCACATTCCTGACGAGTTGTCAAACATGTCCAGCCTGGAAGTGCTGAATTTTGCCCACAATGATTTAAACGGGAGCATACCATCATCTCTATCGAAGCTGAATTTCCTCTCCAAGTTTGATGTGTCATACAACAATCTCAGTGGAGATATTCCAATAGGGGGGCAATTTACCACATTCACAAATGAGAGTTTTGTGGGCAATGCTGCACTATGCTTTCTTCGGAATGGCCCCTGCTCTGGAGAGGCTCCACTTGAAGGAACTGGAAATGATGGCACCAATACTGTATCTGCAGTGTCTGCGATGACATACATCACTGTGGAAGTGGGATTTACTTTCGGGCTTTTAACCTTCTGGAACATACTGTTTTTTGCAAGGGCTTGGAGGGCTGCGTATTTTCTGACGGTTGATAGGTTCTTTGATATGATATATCTAGTGACAATGGCGAAGGTGAACAAGTTCAGAAGAAAATGGGAGGATAAAGATCATCCTTGA